DNA from Methanofastidiosum sp.:
GCCAACATAGACCTTTAATTTCTTATATGCTTGTCTTCCTTTGTCTTTCTTCCAAGGTAACATTCCCCTCACAGCTCTTCTGACTATTCTGTCAGATCTTTTTGGGAAAAATGAACCTCTCAAAGGATTTGCTATGTCTTTAAACTGTGCTCTTTTCTTGTAAAGGTCAAAGAAATATTCTCTATTTCCTGTAATTATAACTTCTTCAGCATTAACTATAAAAACTTCTTCCCCTTCTAAAAGTTTTTTAGCAGCAACTGATGCCATTCTGCCTAGAATCTGATCTTTTCCATCGATTATCATGAGATCACTCCATTATTTTTACACCGCTACCTCTTGGATTTTCTTTGTAAAGTTCATAAAGAGTTATTGCCCTTCCATTTTTGTTTATCTTCTCCATGGCGGATTTAGAAAACTTAAATGCAGAAACGGTAACTTTATGATCTAGCTCTCCGCTGCCTAATACTTTTCCAGGAATAATTACGGTATCCCCATCTTGTGAATATCTATTGATTTTCGATAAGTTCACTTGGGGTAAATGCCTTGTAGGTCTTTTAAATCTCTTCGAAAGATCAATCCACAAGGGTGTTTTTTCTGAATAGCCTTTGTCTATAAAAAAATCTATAAGACTCAATATATTTGGATTTGTTTTATTTAGTTTTTTCATTAGTTTCACCTCTCAAACTCTTACGCTTACGCTCGCCTGAGATTAACATTGATATTTTAATACCCTATTTAAACGTTTCGATGATTTTTAGAATAAAGATATAATTTTAAAAATATTAAAAAATTATTAATTTATATTTTCGACATTGGAGCTAGAATAGATGGAAGTTCTGTTTTATATCCAAGTTCTTTTAGAGCCATCTGTAAACATGCCATGGTCAATATTATTTCTTTTTCAGAAACGCTTCCCATGTGGCCAATCCTGATTATTTTTCCTTTAAGATGGTCCTGTCCTCCCGCTATGACTATCCCATGTTTTTCTCTCATTACTTTGACTAACTCTTGGCCGTCTATACCTTCTGGAGCCATTATTGAGGTAACGGTATTTGAGCATGTCTTTTCATCTTTTGGGAAAAGTGTAAGGCCTATTGATTTTGCAGCATCTCTTGTTGCCTTTGCCAATTTTTCATGTTTCTTAATCCAGTTCTCAAATCCGTATTCATCGATAATGTCTAAAGCTTCTTTTAAACCGTAAGTCATTGATACAGGTTGGGTATATGGTGCTTTGTATTTGTTATTCTTATACTTCTTTAAATTAAGATAATAACATGTTCCATCTGTTTTTTCAATTACATCCCATGCTTTCTGACTAACTGAAATAAAACACATCCCGGGAGGTAATCCAATACATTTTTGGCTACCTGATGCACATATATCAACTCCCCAGTTGTCAACTTCAATATTGTCCCCTCCAAGAGAAGAAATAGTGTCAACAACTAAAAGAGCTTTAGTATTCTTAACTATTTTACCAATTTCTGCTACTGGATTTCTAACTCCTGTAGATGTTTCATTGTGCACCATTGTTACTGCTTTGATAGAAGGATCTTTTTCTAAGGCTTCTTTGACGTCATTTGTATTTATTGGCATTCCCCATTCGTACTTTAATTCTATTACCGCACCTTTGTAAGCCTTTACTATATCTCTAAACCTCTCTCCAAACTTGCCAGATGTAATGCATAATACCTTATCCCCTGGTTGAACGACATTGGCTATTGCAGCGTCCATTGCAGCTGTTCCAGAACCAGCTATTATGAAAACATCGTTTTTAGTTTTAAAGATCTTTTTCATTCTCTCTGATTGTTCCATGAAGAGTTTGTTAAATTCTTCGCCCCTATGGGGCATGATTTTCATTGACATAGCCCTGAATACCCTAGGATGTACTGGTATTGGGCCAGGTATCATGAGTAAAAAGTCTTCATTCATATAATCACGACACTATTTTAACCAAAATAAACATATATAAGATTATCTTATCTAACCGTAAATTAAAAAGTGTTAGAATAGAATAAATCTCAAGAATATTAAAACAAAATTACATTATTTCTTTGTGAGTCATTAGTCTTGTTGTGTAGCCAGCTATCCTGTTCAAAAGTTTATGTGTAGGTACATCGATTAAGTCTTTAATAATTAACTTGTTCTCTTCAAAATCTTTTGTAAGCTCGTTTCTGTGCTTTTCGACTAACTGTCTTGAAATTCTTTTAATGAATGATGGTCTGATTCTTCCCAACATTACACCTCCATTTTAAATGAAATGGCATAGTATGCTTTTTAAAATTATCGTCAAGATACTAGTTTTTCCAGTAGGTATGGCCCATTTATCTAAGGAATTACAGAAAATATTTAAGTAATAGAAATATTAAACGTTCATGCTCAACACTATAAATAACCTAATTAATCCAAATCTTACAATTGGTATTGGGGCCTATGAAAATCCAGATAAAATTGAAGATGCAGTAAAAAGTGTTGATTTTTGTAATGTTGAAGTATTCGATGATTCTTCAAAAATTATTTCATCTCTTAAAAAAGGTGAAATAGACGCCATAGTTAGGGGAACTCTTCAAAGTTCTGAGTTTTTAAAAGAAGTGAAGGGTAATTTTGGGATAGATAAAATATATAGAATCGGCCTATTGGGAACCTATGACAAAAAATATTTCTTTTTTGCACCTCTTGGTATTGATGAAGGAGAGGATCTAAAAGAAAAAGAAATGTTTGTTGAATATGCTAAAGATTTGTTAAAAAGATTTAAAGTTGAACCAAAAATATCCGCCCTATCTGGAGGGCGAACTAAGGATTTAGGAAGGTCTGAAAGGGTTGACAAAAGCATTCTAGAAGCTGAGGCTTTGGCAGAAAAATACGGTATAGATCACGCTCAAATCTTAATTGAAAATGCAATAACATCGTCTAATTTTATACTAGCTCCAGACGGGATTTCAGGTAATTTAGTTTATAGGACATTAATACACCTCGGGGGAGGAAGTTCTCACGGAGCGTTATACTATCCTTTAGCTGTTGATGACATAATAATTGTCGATACATCAAGAGCTGCACCAAAAGAAGAGTATATTTCTTCAATAGCTCTTGCAAACGCTATTAAGAATTACTGATTAAATGAATTAATTATCTTATCTATGTTTACCACATTATTCCAAGATCTCATTTCATTGTGATTAGTTGCATCAAGATGTATTGGGGTTAATGATACTTTGTTTTGTTTTATTGTTGAATAATCTGTGCCTTCTTCAACAAAGCCTCCAGGGGGTTTACCAAATACTTTAAAATACATTTTGCCTTCTTCTTTGTCTGTTTCAAAAGGTTCGTCATAGTAAACCCTTCTTCCTAGCCTTGTTACCTCAACGCCTTTTAATTCATTGAAAGGAACAGAAGGAACGTTTATGTTTAGAAGAGTATCAGTTGGCAATTTATTAAAATTCCAAGAGTCAAATAGTATTTCTAAAAATTTTGTCGCCGTATCGAACATCGGATTAAAATAATCAGATGATGAGATTGCTATTGAGGGGATCCCATTTATAATTCCTTCTCTTGCTGCAGATACAGTTCCGGAATAGTAGATATC
Protein-coding regions in this window:
- a CDS encoding 50S ribosomal protein L13, with the translated sequence MIIDGKDQILGRMASVAAKKLLEGEEVFIVNAEEVIITGNREYFFDLYKKRAQFKDIANPLRGSFFPKRSDRIVRRAVRGMLPWKKDKGRQAYKKLKVYVGIPEDLTGKEFVRFNEADVSKLRTKKYFKVKEISSFLGGRV
- a CDS encoding 50S ribosomal protein L18e, with translation MKKLNKTNPNILSLIDFFIDKGYSEKTPLWIDLSKRFKRPTRHLPQVNLSKINRYSQDGDTVIIPGKVLGSGELDHKVTVSAFKFSKSAMEKINKNGRAITLYELYKENPRGSGVKIME
- a CDS encoding alanine--glyoxylate aminotransferase family protein, whose translation is MNEDFLLMIPGPIPVHPRVFRAMSMKIMPHRGEEFNKLFMEQSERMKKIFKTKNDVFIIAGSGTAAMDAAIANVVQPGDKVLCITSGKFGERFRDIVKAYKGAVIELKYEWGMPINTNDVKEALEKDPSIKAVTMVHNETSTGVRNPVAEIGKIVKNTKALLVVDTISSLGGDNIEVDNWGVDICASGSQKCIGLPPGMCFISVSQKAWDVIEKTDGTCYYLNLKKYKNNKYKAPYTQPVSMTYGLKEALDIIDEYGFENWIKKHEKLAKATRDAAKSIGLTLFPKDEKTCSNTVTSIMAPEGIDGQELVKVMREKHGIVIAGGQDHLKGKIIRIGHMGSVSEKEIILTMACLQMALKELGYKTELPSILAPMSKI
- a CDS encoding 30S ribosomal protein S17e, which translates into the protein MGRIRPSFIKRISRQLVEKHRNELTKDFEENKLIIKDLIDVPTHKLLNRIAGYTTRLMTHKEIM
- the mtxX gene encoding methanogenesis marker protein Mmp4/MtxX, with the protein product MLNTINNLINPNLTIGIGAYENPDKIEDAVKSVDFCNVEVFDDSSKIISSLKKGEIDAIVRGTLQSSEFLKEVKGNFGIDKIYRIGLLGTYDKKYFFFAPLGIDEGEDLKEKEMFVEYAKDLLKRFKVEPKISALSGGRTKDLGRSERVDKSILEAEALAEKYGIDHAQILIENAITSSNFILAPDGISGNLVYRTLIHLGGGSSHGALYYPLAVDDIIIVDTSRAAPKEEYISSIALANAIKNY
- the surE gene encoding 5'/3'-nucleotidase SurE yields the protein MKILVTNDDGYGREGLKKLTEVAESLGEVVVIAPKENCSGIGHSYSIFKKIEVEGLYLEDKKRTDYIVSGTPVDCVALAIRHFMREKIDLILSGINHGENISYDIYYSGTVSAAREGIINGIPSIAISSSDYFNPMFDTATKFLEILFDSWNFNKLPTDTLLNINVPSVPFNELKGVEVTRLGRRVYYDEPFETDKEEGKMYFKVFGKPPGGFVEEGTDYSTIKQNKVSLTPIHLDATNHNEMRSWNNVVNIDKIINSFNQ